In the Prochlorococcus marinus str. MIT 9312 genome, CATGGCAAATTAAATTCACAAGAAAAGAATGAAGTGATAAATTCTTTTTTAAAAAATGAAATAAATATATTGGTTTCAACTACTGTGATTGAGGTTGGAATTGATGTGCCTAATGCCACAATTATGATTATTTATAATTCTGAAAGATTTGGATTGTCTCAGCTACATCAATTAAGGGGGAGAGTTGGTAGGGGATCAACTAAATCTTTTTGTTATCTGGTAACTTCCGACAAAAATGGATTAGAAAACAAGCGATTATGTGTTTTGCAAAAATCTAATGATGGCTTTTATATTGCCGAAAAAGATTTGGAGCTTAGAGGCCCAGGCCAGATTTTAGGATACAAACAATCTGGATTGCCTGATTTTGTCTTGGACAATTTACCAAACAATAAATTTCTTATTGAAAAAGCTCGTGAAGAGGCTATTAAGGTTGTTAGTAATGATCCTGATTTAAATGAAAATATTGTTTTAAGAAATATACTAATTGATAATTCTGATAATAAATTCATTCATGATTTCTTGAATTGAATACTATCATTGTAATTTCTTATATATATGCCAATATAAATCAATTGCAAATTTCAATTGAAAATTTGGAATAAAATACCAATTAAAGATAATGGAGATAAATTAATAGCTATACCTAGCTACTTAAAATTTTTAGATCCACACCCTTACTTTAATTTAGGAGCACCTTACAAAGATAAAACATCTATTTGGAAATTAAGAGAGGAGGTTGTAAATAGATTAGTAAAAGTAAATGATTATTTGATATCAAAGAATAGAGTTTATATTTTAATTTATGACAGTTGGCGACCTTTAGAAGTCCAAGAATTCATGTTTAAAAGAGCATTTTTATTAGAGTGTAAAAATTCGGATATTGAGGCTTCCTTACAAAATATGAAATCTTATCCATCTATTTTAAAAAGAGTTGAAAAATTTTGGGCATATCCTTCTTATGACTCTAGGTTCCCTCCACCTCATTCAACTGGTGGAGCATTGGATGTTTGTTTATCTGATGAAGACGGAAATCTTGTAGAAATGGGAAGCAAAGTTGATCAAATGGATGAGACTTCAAAGCCTGATTTTTATGAAAACATAAAGAATGAAGATGCAATTATTTGGAATAGTAGAAGAAATTTATTAAGGGAAATTATGACTAAATTTGGATTTGCTCAACATCCTAATGAATGGTGGCATTTTAGTTATGGTGATCAATTATGGGCTTGGAAAAATAAAAAAGCAAATGCCCTTTATGGAAAAATATAAATTCTAATGAATTTCATTTATTAAATTCAAAATAGAACTTTCTTCTTGCTTATTTATAAAATCTCCGAAATCCAAATCCGAACTACTTTTCCAATGATCAAATAATGGTTGAAGAGTTTTTTCTAAATCATTTAATTCCATTCTTTGTAAGAATGGTTTTGCCAGCCTCTGTAGATTTTTACTTCCCCCCAACCATAATTGGTATTTGTTTTGCCCACTACCTACAAGTGCTAATTCTGCCATGTAAGGCCTTGTACATCCATTCGGGCAGCCTGTCATCCTAAATAATATCGTCTTCTCTATTTTTAGATCTAAGAGTAATTTCTCAATCCTTTTAAGTACATCAGGTAAGATTCTTTCTGCCTCAGTCATTGCAAGACCACAAAGTGGTAAAGCTGGACATGCTAACGCATGTCTTTGTATTTCATTAATGTCTTCTAAATTATCGTATCCAATTTTTGAAAGAGCTTTTTTAATTTCACTTTTGTTTTTATTAGCGATATTGCAAAGTAATATATCTTGATTAGGCGTAAGTCTTAAATCAAGATTATATTTTTTTACAATACTAGTAATTGTATTCTTCTTTTCTCCGGATAATCTCCCTGATAATAAAGGTAAACCTACGAAATAAGAGGTCTTATTTTGTTTATGCCAACCTAGATAGTCAATAAGAACTTGATTTGGTTCTTTTCTGATTTTTTTAATTTCTTTTTTGAAATACTTTCCTAGAAGTAACTTTTTGAACCATTTAATACCTTTTCTGTGAATAAGGTATTTCATTCTTGAATTTTTTCTTGACTTTCTATCACCATAATCTCTTTGAATAGCAACAATACATTGTATTAATTCATAAATATCTTGTTCTTCAACATATCCAAGCGGATCTGCAATTCTGGCGAAAGTTTCTTCATTATTATGTGTGCGTCCCATACCTCCTCCGACATAGAAGTTGCACCCCTCTAATTTCCCTTCTTCTGAAGTAAAAGCAACTATTCCAATGTCATTAGTAAGAAGATCAACAGAATTATCTCCGGGAACTGTAACAGCGCATTTGAATTTTCTCGGTAAATAAGTGGAACCATAGAGAGGCTCATCTTTAATTCCACTAAAAACATTGTCTTTAAATTGAAGCCTCCTTATTGCTTCAATATCTTTGTCGGGCTTTATGGTATATTCTAAATCCCCGTCAGCCCAAAGCTCCAAAAAAGTACCTTGTCCAGCTAATGGGGTGAGAAGGTCCGCAACTTTTTTAGCTAATGCTCTTGCAATATTGTATTCCGGTGAATCAATTGGTGCTGCTGGGGCCATTACGTTTCTATTTATGTCTCCACATGCAGCTAATGTTGAGCCCATTGAATTTACAATTGTTTGAATAACTTCTTTTAGATTCTCCTTTCTAATTCCATGCATTTGAAAGGCTTGCCTTGTAGTTGCCCGAAGTGATCCATTGCCTAGTTTGTCAGATAATTCATTTAACGCTAAAAATAATTTCCCTGGAATTTCCCCTCCTGGACTTCTTAACCTAAGCATCATTTGCCAATCTTTACTTTTTCCTGGTTTTCTATTCTCCCTATTATCTTGTTGATAGCTACCATGAAATTTCAATAACTGAACTGCATCATTAGTAAAATGGTCACTTTCATTGACTAATTCCGTGGCAAGTGGTTCCTTGAGAAATTGACTGCTTTTTTTAAAATTTTCAAATTTAGAGACTTCTAATCCATTTGCCAAACAAACAGTTTCTTCTTTGGCAGAGTCTTTTTTCTTTTTTACTTTCTCAACCTTGATCAAAGGACCAAAACATATCTCTTTTTATACATTAGCGGAAAGCTTATTTAACTGGTAGTAAATTATAGTAATAGAAGTTATATTTTTTTCTTGTCTAAATATTTACTTGAGATAGGAACAGAGGAGTTGCCCGCAAAATTTTCTCATTCTGTTCTAGAGCAATTTAAATCTCTAATAGAATTTGAATTGGATAAAAAGTTAATCAAATTCAATAATATTGTTGTTACCTCTACGCCCAGGAGAATAGTTCTACTTCTTGAAGGTTTAGTCGATTATGGAGAAGATAAGACGATAGTTAGAAAAGGACCTAAGGCAAATTCAGCTTTTTTAAATGGATCTCCTACTAATGCTGCTTTAGGATTCGCTAATAGTTTAGGTATAGATGTAGATGATCTAGAAATAAAAAATACGGAAAAGGGTGAATTTGTTTTTGGAAAAAAAATTGAGAAGGGACAATCAACAAGAATTTCTTTGTCTTCAATTATTCCTAAAGTAGTGAAGAGTCTCCAAGGCACTCGATTTATGAAATGGGGGGCTGGGAACATTAAGTTTTCAAGACCTATTAGGTGGATTACCTCTATCTATAATGATGATATTCTTGATTTCGCATTTAATGAATGTGATCCAAATATTCAAATAAGTAATAAATCAAAAAGTCATAGACTAATCAATGAAGTTTTTGAAGTTCAGAATCCTGATAATTTTTTTGAATTATTGAAACAAAATAGAGTATTAGTTAAGCGGCACGAGAGACAAGAACAAATTGAAACTCTAATACATCAGGCTTCTAAATTACTAAATCTGAAACCTGACCTTTCTAAAGAATTGCTTAATGAACTAACTGATTTAGTTGAATGGCCAGACTTAGTTATTGGTAAATTTAGTGAAGAATTTCTTGATCTTCCTGTTGAAGTTCTCTCAACAGTAATGAAAAGTCATCAGAGATATGTGCCTCTTTTGTTAAAAAATAATACTTTCTCAAAACTAGATTTAAGCTCTGAAAAAAACATTAGTACAAATTTTTTCGTTATTTCAAATGGTCTTGAAGAATCAAATAATAATATTGCCAAGGGTAATGAGAAAGTATTGAGAGCAAGGTTCTCAGATGCAAAGTTTTTTGTAGAAAGTGATAAAAAAGTTTCTTCAATTGAAAGAAATGAAAAACTTAAATCTGTTTCTTATTTGAAGGGATTGGGAAATATTTTCCAGAGAGTAGAGAGAATACAGGAAGTTACTAAAAAAATCCTTACATTTTTAAATGATAAGTCTTTAGAAGATAAAAAAATAATAGAAGCTGCCAGATATTGTAAAAATGACTTATGTAGCGAAATTGTTTTCGAATTCCCAGAGTTGCAAGGAATAATGGGTGGTAAATATCTCAAAAATGAAGGATTTAGTGAGGATGTTTGTTTAGCTGTAGCTGAACATTATTTACCTTCTTTTTATAAAGATGCTTTGCCATCTTCAAAATATGGTGCAATAGTTTCTATTGCAGATAAGGTTGAAACTTTAATAAGTATATTTATTTCCGGTAAGCGTCCAAGTGGATCATCTGATCCTTATGCTTTGAGAAGAAATTTAAATGGAGTGATTAAAATAATTTGGGATTATGAACTTGATTTACCTTTAGATAATTTATTCAAGGAACTTTTTGATTTTTGGAAAATCTCATTCCCTAATTTGGACTTCTCAAAAGATAAAGTTTTAAATGATTTAAATGAATTTTTAGTTCAAAGAATTGTTAGTCATCTCGAAGAAATATCGCTAAGTAAAGAATTAATAAAGGCTATTTGCTCTTCTGATGAACTTTATCAAAAAAGAATATTGAATATTGTTGATCTAAAAAATAGGATTAAATCTATTGTCAACTTTAAAGAGAAAGAAACTTTTGTTGAAATCCAGAAGGTCATTACTAGGGTTAGCAAATTAGCTAATAGCAGTAATCTTTCAACAGATGTTTTCTTAACAGGAGATTATGTAAACACAAAAATTTTTGAAAAAGAATGTGAATTGAAAGTTTTTGAATTTATTAGAGAATTAGAAAAACTCTTTTCAACTGGTTATTGCAATTATTTGAAACTTCTAAATTTGTTCGAGATTAATAAAAATACTATTGAGGATTTGTTTGATAATGAAAAGGGTGTTCTGGTAATGTCAGAAGATATAAAAATAAGAAATAATAGACTTAACTTATTGAGCCTAATTAGAAATTATTCTCTACTGATCGCTGACTTTACACTTTTGAACTCTTAACCTTAATACCACCTTTAATTGAATACTTTTTAAGCATTGTTTCAACTTCTTTCTCTTCTCTCACAGCACTATCAACAGGTTTGTACTTTAATGGAGCAAGTGCTTTTCCTCTTAAAATTGAACCAAGAGTAAGCAACGTAAGTTTAATTTGTTGTATTGGTTTCATCGCAACAACTTTTTTATATAAATAACTATCAAAAGTGAGTCTTTGAACATCCATATCATCACACATTTCTACAAAAGCTTCTCTAGCAGAATCGTTCCTATAAAAAATATTTTGTAGAATTTCTAGTACCTTATATGTCGCTCCATACTTTTTATCCCATTTTTTTAAGTAATTTTTTAAATCATTTTCTGAAGGTATAACTTCTCCATTTTTAGATGCTTCAACGATTTCTTCTGCACACATTCTACCGCTCTTTGCAGCAAAATATATTCCCTCTCCAGAACTCTTCGTAACATAACCAGCAGCATCTCCTACTAAAGCCATTCTCCCAACAACTCTTCTTGGCCTGGGATGCTCAGGAATAGGATGTGCTTCTACTTTGATAACCTCCCCATTTACAAGTCTTTTTTTTGCTCTATTCCTAACTCCTTCCTGTAGTCCCTTTATTAATAATTGATTCTTTTGCATTGTCCCTGTTCCTACGGCAACATGATCATATTTAGGAAATACCCACCCATAGAAATCAGGAGATACGTCAGTTCCTACATACATTTCAGCAAGATCTTCATAGTAACTCATTTCTTCTTTAGGTAACTTTATTCTCTCTTGAAATGCAATAGCTACTTTATAATCTCCTGCATCCATAGCTTTAGCGACTCTACTATTGGCTCCGTCTGCCCCAATTAAAAGGTCAACTGTAAGTTCTTTCAACTCTCCTTTTTTATCTCCAGAAGAATAATCAGAATATACAAGTTTATATGGACCTTGGTTATTATTCCCTGTATCAATCGAAGTAACTAATCCATTTATTAATGTAGCTCCTAGATCAGAAGCCCTGTTTCTCATGAAAGCATCCATTACTTCTCTTCTGCACATTCCTATAAATTCATTATCACTTTTGCCATAAACCTTATCCAAACTAATATCTACCTCTCTATTTGATGGAGATATCATTCTCATATGTCTTACTTTCCTGTCAATAATCGACTCAGGTAAATCAAATTCCTCTACCATGCAAAGAGGAATAGCTCCTCCACATGGTTTCGCATTATCTAATTTTCTCTCGAAGAGCCAAGTTTTTATTCCTGCTTTGGCAAGTATTTCTGCAGCACATGATCCACTTGGACCTCCTCCAATAACAGCTACCCTCAACATACGAAAAAAAAATAATACTGTATATAAAAGCTACATCTTTTTTGCTTATAAAAGTGCATTTCTTAAAATAATAGTTAATATCGAAATATGTTTTCCAAATTCACCCTCTAAATATTGGAACAAAAAAAGGATATAAATCAATTTGATATACCGCTTGCCAAAAGAACTTATTTAACTAATTCTAACTCAATATTATTAAAAAAAATATTAATATTTTCTCCATTTCTTTTAATTCTTTTATCTATCGCTGCATTACGATTGATTAGAAATATAGAATTAGGACCTCTTAGCAATCTTAATTTTCAGGCTGAGAGAAATCACGACCATAGAATTTTGGGGCATCTACCCTATTCTGAAATTCCTACGGAGAAACTAGTTTTAATTGAGCCCAATGTTGAAGTTCACATTGATATGCGTGATTCCTTATTAAAGATGAGAGAAGAAGCGAAAAAAGATGGGATATTTTTGGTCTTCTTAAGTGGTTTTAGATCAATAAATTTGCAAAACGATATCTTTTATTCTTTAAAGTCTATTAGAAATCAAGAAGCGGCAGAAAGAGCTAGAGTTTCAGCACCTCCAGGTTATTCTGAACATAGCACTGGTTTCGCAATTGATATTGGTGATGCTACTCAAAGAGAAACAGACTTTGAGACAGAATTCGAAAATACTGACGCCTTTAGATGGTTAAAAAAGAATGCAGCTAAGTTTCACTTTAGGTTATCATTTGACAAAAATAATAAATATATAGATTATGAACCCTGGCATTGGAGATATGAAGGCTCAATTGAAGCTTTAAAAGTTTTTGAAATTTCTAATAGAGGATTATAAATCTAATTGATTCAAAAAATATTCAATATGATTATGTTTTTCAAAGTCTTAAAGAGAAAATTCTCATAATAAGCATTCTTTGAGTTAGCCTTAATTAAGTCAATCTACTATTCATATAAATTTTATAAATGTCATCTTCGATAAAAGAAATTAGGAATGTTGCAATTATTGCCCACGTAGATCATGGAAAGACAACTCTTGTGGATGCATTATTATCTCAATCAGGAATATTTAGAGACAATGAAGTTATTCCTACATGTGTAATGGATTCGAATGATCTTGAAAGAGAAAGAGGAATAACAATACTCTCAAAAAATACTGCAGTTAATTATAAAGATACCAGAATTAATATTATAGATACTCCGGGACATGCTGATTTTGGAGGAGAAGTCGAGAGGGTTTTGGGAATGGTTGATGGTTGTTTGCTTATTGTTGATGCAAATGAGGGACCGATGCCACAAACCAGATTTGTTTTAAAAAAAGCATTAGAAAAAGGACTTAGGCCTATAGTTTTTGTAAATAAAATTGATAGACCAAGAGTAGTACCAGAAATAGCAATTGATAAGGTCCTTGATTTGTTTTTAGAATTAGGAGCAGATGATGATCAATGTGATTTTCCTTATCTTTTTGGTAGCGGCCTATCTGGTTTTGCAAAAGAAGAGATGGAATCTAATAGTGACAATATGATGCCTCTTTTTGAAGCTATAATCAGACATGTTCCACCTCCAGTAGGTGACTCAAATAAGCCTCTTCAACTACAAATAACTACTTTGGATTATTCTGATTTCTTAGGCAGAATTGTAATTGGAAAAATTCATAATGGAACTATAAGAAATGGTCAACAAGCTAGCTTAATTAAAGAAAATGGAAAAACTATTAAAGGCAAGGTTAGTAAACTACTAGGCTTCGAGGGATTACAAAGAATTGATATAAATGAAGCATTCGCAGGCGATATTGTTGCTGTTTCTGGTTTCGATGACGTCAATATTGGTGAGACCATAGCATGTCCCGATTCTCCTCATCCTCTTCCATTAATCAAAGTTGATGAACCTACCTTAAATATGACTTTTGTTGTCAATGATTCCCCATTTGCGGGTAAGGAAGGGAAATTTGTTACTAGTAGACAATTAAAAAATAGATTGGAGAGGGAACTTCTAACAAATGTTGCCCTAAGGGTCGAAGAAACTGATTCGCCTGACAGGTTCTCAGTTTCAGGAAGAGGAGAATTACATTTAGGGATTTTGATTGAAACTATGAGAAGAGAGGGTTTTGAGTTTCAAATCTCACAACCTCAAGTAATTTTTAGAGAAATTGATAATGTTGAATGTGAGCCTATAGAGACTTTGGTTTTAGATGTGCCTGAAGTCTCTGTTGGTTCATGTATAGAGAAACTTGGATCTAGAAAGGCAGAGATGAAAAACATGCAGACAAGTTCAGATGGAAGAACTCAATTAGAATTTCTTGTGCCATCAAGAGGATTAATTGGATTTCGTGGTGAATTTGTTCGGATGACGAGAGGTGAAGGTATCATGAGTCACTCTTTTTATGAATATAAACCTAAAACAGGAGATTTTGAAACTAGGAGAAATGGAGTTCTTATAGCTTTTGAGGAAGGTGTGGCAACATTTTATGCTCTAAAGAATGCAGAAGATAGGGGCGTTTATTTTATTAAACCAGGAGTTAAAGTTTATAAGGGAATGATCATTGGAGAGAATAATCGACCTCAGGATCTTGAGTTAAATATATGTAAAACTAAGCAGTTGACTAATATGAGGTCTGCAGGTGCAGAAGAACTTGATACTTTGCAGTCACCTGTTGATATTACTCTTGAAAGAGCACTTGAATATATTGGCCCAGATGAAATGCTGGAGGTAACACCCGAATCAATAAGAATGAGAAAAATAAATAAGAAGAAAAAATATTAATAATTAATTTTATGAATGAAGAAAGTACAAAAAGTTTTAAAGATTCCCTTTTTAATGCTTTAAATCTTTTTAATAATCATGAATGGTATGAGGCTCATGATGCTTTTGAAGAGATTTGGAATTCTGTTGATGGTGACGAAAGACAAGTTATCCAGGGAATCTTACAAGTATCTGTCTCGCAGTTTCACTTAAGTAAGGGTAATTTAAATGGAGCAACCATTTTGCTGGGCGAGGGTTTAGGTAGAATAAAAACTAGAACCCAGATTAATTTAGGTATTGATCTAGAATCCTTCTGCCTATGTTTAGAAGATTTATTAAGGAAATTGCAATACAAAGAGATATTAAATGAGAATGATAAGCCTTTTTTGAAAGTTCTTTGAAGAATATGAATATATCTTTCTCTTTAATTAATCTATTATTAATTTTTTTCAAGAAAATAAGATAACTTATCGATCTCAATGAAGATGAACTTAGAAATTCAAAATGTATCCCTTTCAATTAAGGGAAGATTAATTGTAAAGGATGTTTCCATAACTGTAAATCCAGGAGAGGTTGTAGGTTTGATGGGACCTAATGGTGCAGGGAAAACTACCACTTTTAATCTTGCAGTTGGGAATATAAAACCTGATAAAGGTAGAGTTTTAATGAATGGTAAAAATATAACTAATCTTCCACTCTCAAATAGATCAAGACTTGGGTTGGGTTATTTAACTCAGGAGGCGAGTATATTTAGAGACCTAACTGTTAAAGATAATATAGATTTGGCTTTGCAGAATTCATCTTATAGTAAAGCGGCAATTAGAAATAGAAGAGAACAATTAATTAATGAATTTAATTTGAATAACTTTGTAGATAATTATGGTTATCAACTTTCAGGAGGAGAAAGAAGGAGGTGTGAGATAGCGAGAGCTCTCACTGTAGGAAGAAAAGGGCCTAAGTATTTATTACTCGACGAACCCTTCGCTGGAATCGATCCTCTGGCTGTTAATGATTTAAAGAAACTAATTCTTAAATTAAGTTCTAATGGGGTAGGGATTCTTATTACAGACCATAATGTGAGGGAAACCCTTTTAATTACAAACAAGTCATATGTATTAAGTGAAGGAAAAATTTTAGCTTACGGATCATCAAGTGAATTAGCATATAATCCAATAGTCAAGAAGTATTATCTAGGGGAAAATTTCAAACTCTGATATCCTTTTTCAAAAAAAATTTAAAACTTTATTATTAAAAAGTTACTCATATAAGGATGATTTAAATTATTATTTGGGTGTCATTGATTATTAAAACTGGATAAATTTCTAGAAATGATACTAGATAACCTTTTTAAAAATTTAATATATGACCCAGTTTCAGCGTTAGGTATTTTAGTCTTTTATATTTTATTAGTTAATTTACCAATATCTTTAGGTGCAGTTTTCAAAAAGAAGTCTTTTTTTATTGTAAAACTACTTACGATTTTAGTGAATTTATTAATAACATTACAATTACTTTTTAGGTGGTCAATTTCTGGACATTTCCCAGTTAGCAACTTGTATGAATCTCTTTATTTCCTTGCTTGGGGAATCTCAATGGGGCAACTATATATTGAGAGGGAATACTCATCTCCAATAATTCCGTCAATAGCAATACCCATTGAGTTGCTGACCGTGGCCTTTGCTTGTTTTGTATTGCCTGACGATTTGAAATTATCATCTAACTTGGTCCCAGCTTTAAGATCTAGTTGGCTAGTAATGCATGTTAGTGTCGTAATGCTTAGTTATGCGGCACTAATAATAGGGTCTCTACTGTCAGCTTCTGTTTTGTTTATTAATAGGAATAAACCGCTTCAAATTAGAAGTAGTTCTACAGGTATAGGAGGGTTCAAATTTTTTAATAACAATTATTTAAATGATTTAGCTGACCCTGTTGAATTTTCTCATTCAGAAGAATTAGATACATTAAGTTATCGTTCTATATTAATAGGTTTTGTACTTTTAACTCTCGGTTTAATTTCAGGCGCGGTTTGGGCTAATGAGGCATGGGGAACATGGTGGAGTTGGGATCCAAAGGAAACATGGGCATTTATCACATGGTTATTTTATGCAGCATATTTGCATATGAGAATAAGTAAGGGTTGGCAAGGAAGAAGACCAGCTTTATTAGCAACTTCAGGTTTCTTAGTTGTTATAGTATGTTATTTAGGTGTTAATTTTTTAGGAATAGGTTTACATAGTTATGGATGGATATTTGGATGATTAGCTAATCTCCCAGAATTATTTATTGAGGTTCTGAAACCACTTTGCCATTTTGTGCTTCTTTCGCAACTTTTCTCAAGTCATCACATCCCTCTTTTAATGTTGGGTAGGCAAACATTCCACTGCCTGCAATAAAACAATTGGCACCAGCATCGGCACACTGTGAAATAGTCCAATTTGCTTTTATACCTCCATCAACTTCAATGTCGACATCTAAGTTTTTTTCAATAACAAAGTTTCTTATTTTTCTGATTTTATTAAGCATTGTTGGTATATAAGCTTGTCCGCCAAAACCTGGATTAACTGTCATAACCAAAACATGATCAACCATATCCATAATGTTTTCAATCATTTCAAATGGAGTATGAGGATTTAATGCAACAGAAGGAGAACCTCCTAGGTCTCTTATTCTTCCGAGAACTCTATGCAAATGAATATTTGCTTCGGCATGAGCTATTACTACACCTGGTTCACCATTTGCTCCTTTTGTAGCGTTTACATACGATTCCAGCATGGTTTCACAATTGTATTGGCTCACCATTAATTGAGTTTCAAATGGGACATTGCAATATTTCCTGCATGCAGCAATCATCTCAGGACCGAATGTAAGATTTGGTACGAAATTTCCATCCATTACATCAAATTGAATTCTATCTACCCCAGCTTCCTCGAGTTCTTTCACACATGCTCCCATATTTGCCCAATCTGCTGGTAAAACGGAAGGAATTATTTGAATTGGTCTATTGACACCAGCTAATTTTGTTTGATTTGACTCAGTCATTTAATTTTTAAAATATTTAATAAAGATACTATATTTAGTTGTTTATTCCTAATTTCAAGTCACGGCCTGATAAAGTAACAGCTGTAAAGAGTTAAAAAAAGCTTACTAGCGTAATAATTCTCATAAAAAATGACATTTTTTGTGAGATCATACTCTAAACCTTTTAGAAAAACCCTCAAAAATTTAATTGTGAATCAAACTT is a window encoding:
- a CDS encoding M15 family metallopeptidase produces the protein MKIWNKIPIKDNGDKLIAIPSYLKFLDPHPYFNLGAPYKDKTSIWKLREEVVNRLVKVNDYLISKNRVYILIYDSWRPLEVQEFMFKRAFLLECKNSDIEASLQNMKSYPSILKRVEKFWAYPSYDSRFPPPHSTGGALDVCLSDEDGNLVEMGSKVDQMDETSKPDFYENIKNEDAIIWNSRRNLLREIMTKFGFAQHPNEWWHFSYGDQLWAWKNKKANALYGKI
- a CDS encoding NADPH-dependent assimilatory sulfite reductase hemoprotein subunit, producing the protein MIKVEKVKKKKDSAKEETVCLANGLEVSKFENFKKSSQFLKEPLATELVNESDHFTNDAVQLLKFHGSYQQDNRENRKPGKSKDWQMMLRLRSPGGEIPGKLFLALNELSDKLGNGSLRATTRQAFQMHGIRKENLKEVIQTIVNSMGSTLAACGDINRNVMAPAAPIDSPEYNIARALAKKVADLLTPLAGQGTFLELWADGDLEYTIKPDKDIEAIRRLQFKDNVFSGIKDEPLYGSTYLPRKFKCAVTVPGDNSVDLLTNDIGIVAFTSEEGKLEGCNFYVGGGMGRTHNNEETFARIADPLGYVEEQDIYELIQCIVAIQRDYGDRKSRKNSRMKYLIHRKGIKWFKKLLLGKYFKKEIKKIRKEPNQVLIDYLGWHKQNKTSYFVGLPLLSGRLSGEKKNTITSIVKKYNLDLRLTPNQDILLCNIANKNKSEIKKALSKIGYDNLEDINEIQRHALACPALPLCGLAMTEAERILPDVLKRIEKLLLDLKIEKTILFRMTGCPNGCTRPYMAELALVGSGQNKYQLWLGGSKNLQRLAKPFLQRMELNDLEKTLQPLFDHWKSSSDLDFGDFINKQEESSILNLINEIH
- the glyS gene encoding glycine--tRNA ligase subunit beta, translating into MSKYLLEIGTEELPAKFSHSVLEQFKSLIEFELDKKLIKFNNIVVTSTPRRIVLLLEGLVDYGEDKTIVRKGPKANSAFLNGSPTNAALGFANSLGIDVDDLEIKNTEKGEFVFGKKIEKGQSTRISLSSIIPKVVKSLQGTRFMKWGAGNIKFSRPIRWITSIYNDDILDFAFNECDPNIQISNKSKSHRLINEVFEVQNPDNFFELLKQNRVLVKRHERQEQIETLIHQASKLLNLKPDLSKELLNELTDLVEWPDLVIGKFSEEFLDLPVEVLSTVMKSHQRYVPLLLKNNTFSKLDLSSEKNISTNFFVISNGLEESNNNIAKGNEKVLRARFSDAKFFVESDKKVSSIERNEKLKSVSYLKGLGNIFQRVERIQEVTKKILTFLNDKSLEDKKIIEAARYCKNDLCSEIVFEFPELQGIMGGKYLKNEGFSEDVCLAVAEHYLPSFYKDALPSSKYGAIVSIADKVETLISIFISGKRPSGSSDPYALRRNLNGVIKIIWDYELDLPLDNLFKELFDFWKISFPNLDFSKDKVLNDLNEFLVQRIVSHLEEISLSKELIKAICSSDELYQKRILNIVDLKNRIKSIVNFKEKETFVEIQKVITRVSKLANSSNLSTDVFLTGDYVNTKIFEKECELKVFEFIRELEKLFSTGYCNYLKLLNLFEINKNTIEDLFDNEKGVLVMSEDIKIRNNRLNLLSLIRNYSLLIADFTLLNS
- the chlP gene encoding geranylgeranyl reductase is translated as MLRVAVIGGGPSGSCAAEILAKAGIKTWLFERKLDNAKPCGGAIPLCMVEEFDLPESIIDRKVRHMRMISPSNREVDISLDKVYGKSDNEFIGMCRREVMDAFMRNRASDLGATLINGLVTSIDTGNNNQGPYKLVYSDYSSGDKKGELKELTVDLLIGADGANSRVAKAMDAGDYKVAIAFQERIKLPKEEMSYYEDLAEMYVGTDVSPDFYGWVFPKYDHVAVGTGTMQKNQLLIKGLQEGVRNRAKKRLVNGEVIKVEAHPIPEHPRPRRVVGRMALVGDAAGYVTKSSGEGIYFAAKSGRMCAEEIVEASKNGEVIPSENDLKNYLKKWDKKYGATYKVLEILQNIFYRNDSAREAFVEMCDDMDVQRLTFDSYLYKKVVAMKPIQQIKLTLLTLGSILRGKALAPLKYKPVDSAVREEKEVETMLKKYSIKGGIKVKSSKV
- a CDS encoding M15 family metallopeptidase, whose amino-acid sequence is MEQKKDINQFDIPLAKRTYLTNSNSILLKKILIFSPFLLILLSIAALRLIRNIELGPLSNLNFQAERNHDHRILGHLPYSEIPTEKLVLIEPNVEVHIDMRDSLLKMREEAKKDGIFLVFLSGFRSINLQNDIFYSLKSIRNQEAAERARVSAPPGYSEHSTGFAIDIGDATQRETDFETEFENTDAFRWLKKNAAKFHFRLSFDKNNKYIDYEPWHWRYEGSIEALKVFEISNRGL
- the typA gene encoding translational GTPase TypA; translated protein: MSSSIKEIRNVAIIAHVDHGKTTLVDALLSQSGIFRDNEVIPTCVMDSNDLERERGITILSKNTAVNYKDTRINIIDTPGHADFGGEVERVLGMVDGCLLIVDANEGPMPQTRFVLKKALEKGLRPIVFVNKIDRPRVVPEIAIDKVLDLFLELGADDDQCDFPYLFGSGLSGFAKEEMESNSDNMMPLFEAIIRHVPPPVGDSNKPLQLQITTLDYSDFLGRIVIGKIHNGTIRNGQQASLIKENGKTIKGKVSKLLGFEGLQRIDINEAFAGDIVAVSGFDDVNIGETIACPDSPHPLPLIKVDEPTLNMTFVVNDSPFAGKEGKFVTSRQLKNRLERELLTNVALRVEETDSPDRFSVSGRGELHLGILIETMRREGFEFQISQPQVIFREIDNVECEPIETLVLDVPEVSVGSCIEKLGSRKAEMKNMQTSSDGRTQLEFLVPSRGLIGFRGEFVRMTRGEGIMSHSFYEYKPKTGDFETRRNGVLIAFEEGVATFYALKNAEDRGVYFIKPGVKVYKGMIIGENNRPQDLELNICKTKQLTNMRSAGAEELDTLQSPVDITLERALEYIGPDEMLEVTPESIRMRKINKKKKY
- a CDS encoding DUF309 domain-containing protein, with the translated sequence MNEESTKSFKDSLFNALNLFNNHEWYEAHDAFEEIWNSVDGDERQVIQGILQVSVSQFHLSKGNLNGATILLGEGLGRIKTRTQINLGIDLESFCLCLEDLLRKLQYKEILNENDKPFLKVL